In a single window of the candidate division WOR-3 bacterium genome:
- a CDS encoding C25 family cysteine peptidase, with the protein MFVFALSGAIAGWLPFEPGGQEKPAEFKVISSNEEKTVVELNLEGIYVDSIKVDNRFFQTLTLNIAAGGVLTQVGSPELPVVSRFIAIPDDKDVSLRLIAEETVTLKGFNIYPAQAPMPEEGEPQPFVIDEKRYSTDEFYPDVSCRTSAPMIMRDFRLVQLILQPVRFNPVSGELQIARRLQVELRYEGRSNINVKFRRSQKLSRAFEPLYKSFIANYRFLRPKMSAENGSYLIIVYDSFVSAVEPFARWKQRKGWRTKVVTTSQIGGNDTALIYSYINNAYNNWPYPPEYVLLVGDAPDYVRCNHWPGHSDASDLYYSLHEGNDILADLFIARACVRTRTEAEAVMNKLYKYEMAPYLEDTVWFNKVCAVAGYESGNPGRFWTVVLRIRNYVLGRPFTQFDTLFQRWGLNTAQALTDSLNSGRSWMLYRGHGLDSGWANVSPAWYNSRVYNLNNGRMLPMVIAPTCLSGNFDEPHDCHAETWVKAGEEKGGCGYFGSSEVSYSGYNDSLAAGTFFAYADSLNYTFAQCTQAGKLFMLLAYPLPDQISEEEIYMFNNFGEPELNIWSKTPQGLTVNHPATVLIGSFPFEVAVTDGTNPVLDAQVCVMAKNDTSVYYVGHTNSSGEVEFTIQTTLPGDSLYVTVTGRNLHPYLGSAITIAPNSAYVLYLKSTVNDSAEGNNDHIINPGETIQLPVWVKNWGSLGANSVTGKLRTTDPNITIIDSIRPFGNIPAGDSALTGSGGFKFSVAQNCPNGYILRFNLECRDALDSVWNSNINLWVGTPVLVYAGKTVNDPPPGGNGNGRLDPNESAQLLITVRNTGLGNGYDVSGVLLSGDSRLQVIDSTSTFGFIPKDTTGTNYLDPFTLAADGTIPLETAIPCTLLLTANGGYTWTLPFVITVGEIRAIDPIPDGPRQPALYWAYDDIDSNYIQHPEFNWIEIKDIGTRLVYPQNDSVKVIPLPEGFGPLRFYGQEYDSLSISADGWLCPGFYRTPNYTNQPLPNSQTPPGVICVNWDDLYPDYNNTGFVYYYHDTSNHRLIIEYDSVYYYTPRTLRDKFEVIIYDTTISTPSGDNLIILQYLTANGYSSSTVGIQDPSRSIAIQYLYNSNYHRGAAGIVPGRAIKFITGEPLTGIDEGAEFSSINRLELNLNPNPMKERAWIKFSLPNPAQVKLGVFDITGREVRNLLNSKMAPARYTFVWDGKDNTGRTLAQGIYFIRLKTQSSGEGDALITKAVLIR; encoded by the coding sequence TTGTTTGTTTTCGCGCTGTCAGGCGCCATTGCCGGCTGGCTGCCATTTGAGCCAGGTGGACAGGAAAAGCCGGCAGAGTTCAAGGTAATAAGTTCAAACGAGGAGAAAACTGTTGTTGAACTCAACCTTGAAGGCATTTATGTTGACTCCATCAAGGTTGATAACCGGTTCTTTCAAACCCTGACACTTAACATCGCTGCTGGCGGTGTTCTTACCCAGGTTGGTTCACCAGAACTGCCCGTGGTTTCAAGGTTCATTGCGATTCCTGATGACAAGGATGTCTCCTTGCGGCTCATCGCCGAAGAGACGGTAACTTTGAAGGGTTTTAATATCTATCCTGCCCAGGCACCAATGCCTGAGGAGGGCGAGCCTCAGCCGTTTGTCATTGATGAGAAGCGCTATTCAACCGATGAGTTCTATCCCGATGTCTCCTGCCGGACAAGCGCGCCGATGATAATGCGGGACTTCAGGCTGGTGCAACTAATCCTGCAGCCGGTCAGGTTCAATCCGGTTTCCGGCGAACTCCAAATTGCCCGGCGCCTCCAGGTGGAACTGCGCTATGAGGGTCGGTCAAATATCAATGTCAAGTTCCGCAGGAGTCAGAAACTCTCCCGCGCCTTTGAGCCGCTTTATAAATCGTTCATCGCCAATTACCGGTTTTTAAGACCGAAGATGAGTGCGGAAAATGGCAGTTACCTGATAATCGTTTATGACAGTTTTGTTAGTGCGGTTGAACCCTTTGCCCGCTGGAAACAGCGCAAGGGCTGGCGCACAAAGGTTGTCACCACATCTCAGATTGGCGGCAACGATACCGCGCTCATCTACTCCTATATCAATAACGCCTATAACAACTGGCCCTATCCGCCCGAGTATGTCCTTCTCGTTGGTGATGCGCCCGATTATGTCCGCTGCAACCACTGGCCAGGTCATTCTGATGCATCTGACCTTTACTACTCATTGCACGAGGGCAATGACATCCTTGCCGACCTGTTCATTGCCCGCGCCTGCGTCCGCACCCGCACCGAGGCCGAGGCGGTGATGAATAAACTTTATAAATATGAGATGGCGCCTTATCTTGAAGATACCGTTTGGTTCAACAAGGTCTGTGCGGTTGCCGGGTATGAAAGCGGTAATCCCGGCAGGTTCTGGACCGTGGTACTCAGAATCCGCAACTATGTGCTGGGGAGACCCTTTACCCAGTTTGACACCCTTTTTCAGCGCTGGGGCTTGAACACCGCTCAAGCTCTGACCGACTCCCTGAATTCAGGTCGCTCCTGGATGCTCTATCGCGGGCATGGGTTGGATTCTGGCTGGGCAAATGTCAGCCCTGCATGGTACAACTCAAGGGTTTACAACCTGAACAACGGCAGGATGCTGCCAATGGTGATTGCACCCACCTGCCTTTCCGGCAACTTTGACGAACCGCACGACTGCCATGCCGAAACCTGGGTCAAGGCTGGTGAGGAAAAGGGAGGCTGCGGCTATTTTGGCTCATCTGAGGTGAGTTATTCCGGTTACAACGACTCCCTTGCTGCCGGCACATTCTTTGCCTATGCTGACAGCCTTAATTATACCTTTGCCCAGTGCACCCAGGCAGGAAAACTTTTTATGCTCCTTGCCTATCCCCTGCCCGACCAGATTAGCGAAGAGGAAATCTATATGTTCAACAACTTCGGTGAGCCGGAACTGAACATCTGGTCAAAGACACCACAGGGGCTGACTGTCAATCATCCGGCAACAGTCCTGATTGGCTCATTTCCCTTTGAAGTTGCTGTTACCGACGGCACCAACCCGGTTTTAGATGCCCAGGTGTGCGTGATGGCAAAAAATGACACCTCGGTCTATTATGTTGGTCATACCAACAGTTCTGGTGAGGTGGAGTTTACCATTCAGACAACTTTACCTGGGGATTCGCTTTATGTGACGGTAACCGGCAGAAACCTTCACCCTTATCTTGGTTCGGCAATCACGATTGCACCCAACTCCGCCTATGTCCTTTACTTGAAAAGCACGGTCAACGACTCGGCAGAAGGCAATAATGACCACATCATCAACCCTGGGGAGACCATTCAGTTGCCGGTATGGGTCAAAAACTGGGGCTCGTTAGGTGCAAACTCGGTTACCGGCAAACTGCGCACCACCGACCCGAACATCACCATTATTGACTCAATCAGACCCTTTGGCAACATCCCTGCAGGTGATTCGGCATTAACCGGCTCGGGCGGCTTTAAGTTCTCGGTCGCCCAGAACTGCCCCAATGGCTATATTCTCCGCTTCAACCTTGAATGCCGGGATGCCCTTGACTCGGTCTGGAACTCCAATATCAACCTCTGGGTGGGAACGCCGGTCTTGGTTTATGCCGGGAAAACGGTCAACGACCCACCACCCGGTGGTAACGGCAACGGCAGGCTTGACCCTAATGAAAGCGCGCAACTATTAATCACGGTTCGCAACACCGGTTTAGGAAATGGTTATGATGTCAGCGGTGTTCTGCTTTCGGGTGATTCCCGGCTCCAGGTCATTGACTCCACCAGCACCTTCGGCTTCATACCCAAGGATACAACCGGCACAAATTATCTTGACCCGTTCACTCTCGCCGCTGACGGCACAATCCCACTTGAAACCGCAATCCCCTGCACCCTCTTATTAACCGCTAACGGTGGTTACACCTGGACTTTACCCTTTGTGATTACGGTTGGTGAAATCCGTGCAATTGACCCGATTCCTGACGGTCCACGCCAGCCCGCACTCTACTGGGCTTATGATGACATTGATTCTAACTACATCCAGCATCCGGAGTTCAACTGGATAGAAATAAAAGACATCGGCACCAGGCTGGTGTATCCACAAAATGACAGCGTCAAGGTTATTCCCCTGCCTGAAGGGTTCGGACCATTACGCTTCTACGGTCAGGAATACGACTCCCTCTCCATCTCCGCTGATGGCTGGCTCTGTCCGGGCTTTTACCGCACTCCCAACTACACCAATCAGCCCCTGCCCAACTCCCAGACCCCACCCGGAGTTATCTGCGTCAACTGGGACGACCTCTATCCCGACTACAACAACACCGGCTTTGTTTATTACTATCATGACACCAGCAACCATCGCCTGATAATTGAATACGACAGCGTGTATTATTACACCCCCCGCACCCTGCGAGATAAGTTTGAGGTCATCATCTATGACACCACCATTTCCACCCCGAGTGGCGATAATCTGATAATCCTCCAGTACCTTACTGCCAACGGCTATTCAAGTTCCACAGTCGGAATTCAGGACCCGAGCCGGTCAATCGCCATTCAGTATCTCTATAACAGCAATTATCACCGCGGGGCAGCAGGAATCGTTCCTGGACGGGCAATTAAGTTCATCACCGGTGAGCCGCTGACCGGTATTGATGAAGGGGCAGAGTTCTCAAGTATCAACAGGCTTGAACTGAACCTCAATCCCAACCCGATGAAGGAAAGAGCCTGGATAAAATTTAGCCTGCCCAATCCGGCTCAGGTGAAATTGGGGGTCTTTGACATCACTGGCAGAGAGGTGCGCAATCTCCTCAATTCAAAGATGGCTCCTGCCAGATACACTTTCGTCTGGGATGGCAAGGACAATACCGGCAGAACCCTTGCTCAGGGAATATACTTCATCCGCTTAAAGACCCAAAGTAGCGGTGAGGGTGATGCCTTGATTACCAAGGCGGTGTTGATTCGTTAG
- a CDS encoding outer membrane lipoprotein-sorting protein: MSLIFLLTILGAELPDGNLLLKRVDENIGAETRVAVVEMRIATRRGARSVKVKSYVKGADSSFVEYLAPEREKGTKMLKLGKDLWIYTPESDRTIRISGHMLRQSVSGSDLSYEDMMEDPRLGNLYNATTIGADSVSSRPVWVVELKARSSEVAYPLRRVWIDQERYLILKEERYAKGGKLLKTAEVLELKRIDERWVVTRARFKDMLKLGEGTEFIIEDVKFNVLIPSALFSKSSLRR; encoded by the coding sequence ATGAGCCTAATTTTTCTTTTAACCATTCTCGGAGCAGAACTCCCTGATGGCAATCTGCTCTTGAAAAGGGTGGATGAGAATATCGGCGCAGAAACAAGGGTTGCGGTGGTGGAGATGCGTATCGCCACGAGAAGGGGTGCGAGGTCGGTAAAGGTGAAGTCCTATGTCAAGGGTGCGGACAGTTCGTTTGTTGAATACCTGGCACCGGAAAGGGAAAAGGGGACAAAGATGCTCAAGTTAGGCAAGGACCTCTGGATTTACACCCCAGAGTCTGACCGGACAATCAGAATCTCCGGGCATATGCTGCGCCAGTCGGTTTCCGGTTCAGACCTTTCCTATGAGGATATGATGGAGGACCCGAGACTGGGCAATCTGTATAACGCCACGACGATTGGTGCGGATTCGGTCAGCTCAAGACCGGTCTGGGTTGTGGAACTCAAGGCGCGTTCAAGTGAGGTTGCCTATCCCTTACGCCGGGTCTGGATTGACCAGGAGCGGTATTTAATCCTGAAGGAGGAGCGTTATGCCAAAGGCGGCAAACTGCTCAAGACCGCCGAGGTTTTGGAGTTGAAGCGTATTGATGAGCGCTGGGTGGTAACAAGGGCACGCTTTAAGGATATGCTGAAATTGGGTGAAGGCACCGAGTTTATCATTGAGGATGTCAAATTCAATGTCCTGATTCCCTCCGCGCTTTTCTCCAAGTCATCCCTGCGCCGGTAA
- the lepB gene encoding signal peptidase I has product MPKRLGSGLKRFVGEWVPVIITVLLIRSFLVEAFMVPTGSMEDTIAIGDFMLVNKYTYGVKLPFTDRTIIKISQPKRGDIVVFRFPVDPDMPVDSLKPNRFARIFPQWLPLLPIFWDKEKNFFTWYVPRNFIKRCVAVAGDTVEVRNKELFINGKKQTEPYVVHKFYYNLPPLPEELKPEFQRLWEKRAFYRSDLSPYVRDNFGPVVVPEGHIFAMGDNRDNSEDSRFWGPLELRYVRGKPLVLYFSSNAAPNIARIILSPWSIRFNRIGRLVR; this is encoded by the coding sequence ATGCCTAAGCGTCTCGGTTCCGGCTTAAAAAGGTTTGTGGGCGAATGGGTGCCGGTGATTATCACAGTCCTCTTAATCCGCTCATTCTTAGTTGAGGCGTTTATGGTTCCGACCGGTTCAATGGAGGACACCATTGCGATTGGCGACTTTATGCTGGTGAACAAATACACCTATGGTGTCAAACTGCCCTTCACCGACCGCACCATTATCAAAATCTCCCAACCAAAACGGGGTGACATTGTTGTCTTTCGGTTTCCGGTTGACCCGGATATGCCGGTTGACTCGCTCAAGCCCAACCGTTTTGCCCGCATCTTTCCCCAATGGCTGCCTTTGCTGCCAATCTTCTGGGACAAGGAGAAAAACTTCTTCACCTGGTATGTCCCCCGGAACTTTATCAAAAGGTGTGTGGCGGTTGCCGGTGACACGGTTGAGGTCCGCAACAAGGAACTTTTTATCAACGGCAAAAAACAGACCGAGCCCTATGTTGTCCACAAATTTTATTACAACCTGCCGCCCCTGCCTGAAGAACTCAAACCCGAGTTTCAGCGCCTCTGGGAAAAAAGGGCTTTTTACCGCTCTGACCTTTCCCCCTATGTCCGGGACAACTTCGGACCGGTTGTTGTTCCTGAGGGTCACATCTTTGCGATGGGCGACAACCGCGACAACTCTGAAGACTCCCGCTTCTGGGGACCACTGGAGTTGCGCTATGTCCGGGGCAAACCGCTTGTCCTTTACTTCTCCTCCAACGCCGCACCCAACATCGCCCGCATCATCCTTTCCCCCTGGTCAATCAGGTTCAACCGCATCGGCAGACTCGTCCGCTAA
- a CDS encoding DUF554 domain-containing protein — protein sequence MLGTLVNTLTVIAGSLLGLALHTRLPQRLTKVAFQAIGIFTLFLGFSMALRTGKVLIMILSIVSGSIIGELIDLDRHLNRFGNWLKMRLKVDSGRFTEGMVTAFLIFCMGSMTVLGAIEEGLGKTPNLFFAKSILDGFAAIALTAGLGIGVMFSALPLFIYQAGLTLLARLLNTFLTDAMTNELTAVGGLILIGLGINLLEIKQLKVLNMLPALVIVVILGLIFLH from the coding sequence ATGTTAGGCACACTGGTCAATACCCTTACCGTGATTGCCGGCAGCCTCTTGGGGCTGGCTTTGCACACCCGCCTGCCCCAAAGGCTGACAAAGGTGGCATTTCAGGCAATCGGCATCTTCACCCTCTTCCTTGGCTTTTCAATGGCGCTCAGAACCGGCAAGGTCTTGATTATGATTCTTTCTATTGTCTCGGGCTCAATTATTGGTGAACTAATTGACCTTGACCGCCACCTGAACCGATTCGGCAACTGGCTGAAAATGCGCCTGAAGGTTGACTCGGGCAGGTTCACCGAAGGGATGGTAACCGCATTTCTCATTTTCTGTATGGGTTCGATGACGGTCTTGGGCGCAATTGAGGAGGGCTTGGGCAAAACCCCCAACCTTTTCTTTGCCAAGTCAATCTTGGATGGCTTTGCCGCAATCGCCTTGACCGCCGGTCTGGGCATCGGCGTGATGTTTTCCGCCCTGCCGCTCTTTATCTATCAGGCAGGATTAACCCTTTTAGCCCGGCTCTTGAACACCTTCCTGACCGATGCGATGACCAATGAACTGACCGCGGTGGGCGGGCTCATTCTCATCGGTCTGGGCATAAACCTTTTGGAGATAAAGCAACTCAAGGTCCTTAATATGCTGCCCGCGCTGGTCATCGTCGTGATTCTCGGGCTGATTTTCCTCCACTGA
- a CDS encoding nitroreductase family protein — protein sequence MEFYDVIRRRLSVRAYKPDPVPEEVLMRILEAARLAPSAKNYQPWRFIVVTDEKIRQELVPACRGQSFIAQAPVVICACAIENEAWKGMGGYWSAAEVDVTIALEHIILAATAEGLGTCWIGAFIEAEVKRVLQIPEGVKPVALTPVGYPAQEPKPRPRKALEEIVCYNRFS from the coding sequence ATGGAATTTTACGATGTTATCAGACGCCGGTTGAGCGTTCGTGCTTATAAGCCTGACCCGGTGCCCGAGGAGGTTTTAATGCGCATCCTGGAGGCGGCAAGGCTGGCACCATCGGCCAAAAACTATCAGCCCTGGAGGTTCATTGTTGTTACCGATGAGAAAATCCGGCAGGAGCTTGTCCCTGCCTGTAGAGGTCAGTCTTTTATTGCCCAGGCACCGGTTGTCATCTGCGCCTGCGCAATTGAAAACGAGGCATGGAAGGGGATGGGAGGTTACTGGTCTGCGGCAGAGGTTGATGTTACGATTGCGCTTGAGCATATCATCCTTGCCGCTACCGCTGAGGGTCTGGGAACCTGCTGGATTGGCGCATTCATTGAGGCAGAGGTGAAGAGGGTTCTTCAGATTCCTGAAGGGGTGAAGCCGGTTGCATTAACCCCAGTTGGCTATCCGGCACAGGAGCCAAAGCCAAGACCGCGCAAGGCGCTGGAGGAGATTGTCTGTTATAACCGGTTCAGTTAA
- the rimI gene encoding ribosomal protein S18-alanine N-acetyltransferase, with the protein MLSIRQMQEKDLDRVMEIEQHTFPNPWRRSFFLADIHRPDALCIVAENENGVAGYLIAWGRQEVHIANIAVAPELRNQGIGTELMKKALEFAQHQQAENVYLEVRVSNTGAQRFYRRFGFTPTYVRKGYYENGEDAIVMEREV; encoded by the coding sequence ATGCTTTCAATCCGTCAAATGCAGGAAAAGGACCTTGACCGGGTGATGGAGATTGAACAGCACACCTTTCCCAACCCCTGGCGCCGCTCATTTTTCCTTGCCGATATCCATCGCCCTGATGCCCTCTGCATTGTTGCGGAAAATGAAAATGGTGTTGCCGGGTATCTCATCGCCTGGGGGAGGCAGGAGGTTCACATCGCCAACATAGCGGTCGCACCAGAGTTGCGAAACCAGGGGATTGGCACCGAACTGATGAAAAAGGCTCTGGAGTTCGCCCAGCACCAGCAGGCAGAAAATGTCTATCTTGAGGTCAGGGTCTCAAATACCGGGGCGCAGAGGTTCTACCGGCGCTTCGGCTTTACCCCCACCTATGTCCGCAAGGGCTATTACGAAAATGGCGAGGATGCGATTGTGATGGAGCGGGAGGTGTGA